In a genomic window of Nothobranchius furzeri strain GRZ-AD chromosome 14, NfurGRZ-RIMD1, whole genome shotgun sequence:
- the LOC139062636 gene encoding uncharacterized protein isoform X2 translates to MMGDRATAKGFRWCSVELGRVVFGRDADVTWTPPVTTTSMDTGSQQPLNSVRSLLQYPFERRTMVEKLNVKELGPDQPDVKISQQEKERDKAWIESGVTDMKHFSEKVKKHESSRAHMDNNTVKLAMLGRANIAMQLDEGNGGRLARENNSSWVQRGLRLS, encoded by the exons atgatgggcgatagagctaccgccaaaggctttcgttggtgttcggtagaactcggcagagtcgtttttggtcgtgacgcagatgtaacatggacgccgccagtgactacaaccagcatggataccggatctcagcagccactgaattcagttcggtctcttctccagtatccgtttgagaggagaactatggtggaaaaacttaatgtcaaagagcttggaccagatcagcccgacgtaaagataagccagcaggagaaggagagag ataaggcatggattgagtcaggagttacagacatgaaacatttttcggagaaggtgaagaaacacgagtcatcccgggcacacatggacaacaacacggtgaagctagccatgctaggcagagctaacattgccatgcagctcgacgagggaaacggaggacgtttggccagggagaacaacagcagctgggtgcagag aggattaagactttcctga
- the LOC139062636 gene encoding uncharacterized protein isoform X1 — MMGDRATAKGFRWCSVELGRVVFGRDADVTWTPPVTTTSMDTGSQQPLNSVRSLLQYPFERRTMVEKLNVKELGPDQPDVKISQQEKERGKLYTLGFSRNWYTRKAWLSGCNQANALFCFPCLLFKTAGTDKAWIESGVTDMKHFSEKVKKHESSRAHMDNNTVKLAMLGRANIAMQLDEGNGGRLARENNSSWVQRGLRLS, encoded by the exons atgatgggcgatagagctaccgccaaaggctttcgttggtgttcggtagaactcggcagagtcgtttttggtcgtgacgcagatgtaacatggacgccgccagtgactacaaccagcatggataccggatctcagcagccactgaattcagttcggtctcttctccagtatccgtttgagaggagaactatggtggaaaaacttaatgtcaaagagcttggaccagatcagcccgacgtaaagataagccagcaggagaaggagagaggtaaactgtacacactaggcttctcccgaaattggtacaccaggaaggcttggctatctGGATGCAATcaagctaatgcgttattttgctttccgtgtttgttattcaaaacggctgggacagataaggcatggattgagtcaggagttacagacatgaaacatttttcggagaaggtgaagaaacacgagtcatcccgggcacacatggacaacaacacggtgaagctagccatgctaggcagagctaacattgccatgcagctcgacgagggaaacggaggacgtttggccagggagaacaacagcagctgggtgcagag aggattaagactttcctga